From a single Anaerolineales bacterium genomic region:
- a CDS encoding class I SAM-dependent methyltransferase, translated as MPEAAARFLLKQRWIIKPGLETDDPFAASKRYMDALAARGCSIEGKRVLVFGYGGRFAVGVDLLKHGAVHVVLCDHFVLLDHERNRELLSAYGKYLKLEQDQVQPRGEFITLLHGDIRDKQIQKQISEVDIVLSTSVYEHLDDVDGITESLATLTAPGGVHVHFVDLRDHYFKYPFEMLKFSQRVWRGLLNPTSNLNRFRLKGYQRVFERYFQTTDIVVLERDVENFRDARSAIRAEFLTGDEHADAVTLISVFVSQPK; from the coding sequence ATGCCTGAGGCCGCGGCGCGTTTTCTGTTGAAGCAGCGCTGGATCATAAAGCCTGGGCTGGAAACGGATGATCCGTTTGCGGCTTCGAAGCGGTATATGGATGCATTGGCAGCGAGGGGATGTTCCATTGAAGGGAAGCGGGTGCTGGTCTTTGGTTATGGCGGGCGATTTGCTGTGGGCGTGGATCTGTTAAAGCATGGTGCAGTGCATGTGGTTTTGTGCGACCATTTCGTTTTGCTGGATCATGAACGGAACCGGGAACTGCTATCGGCGTATGGAAAGTATCTGAAACTTGAGCAGGATCAGGTCCAGCCGCGAGGCGAATTCATCACACTGTTGCATGGCGACATCCGCGATAAGCAAATCCAAAAACAGATCTCCGAAGTGGACATTGTTCTCAGCACATCCGTATATGAACATTTGGACGATGTCGATGGGATCACGGAGTCGCTTGCGACATTGACCGCGCCGGGCGGTGTACATGTGCATTTCGTGGATTTGCGCGACCATTATTTCAAGTATCCGTTTGAGATGTTGAAGTTTTCGCAACGTGTCTGGCGCGGTTTGTTGAATCCCACCAGCAATTTAAACCGGTTCCGCTTGAAGGGTTATCAGCGGGTGTTCGAGCGATATTTTCAAACAACGGATATTGTCGTTTTGGAACGGGATGTGGAAAATTTTCGGGATGCGCGTTCTGCCATTCGCGCGGAATTCCTGACGGGGGACGAACATGCAGATGCGGTGACGTTGATCTCCGTATTTGTGAGCCAGCCAAAATAG
- a CDS encoding phospholipid carrier-dependent glycosyltransferase, giving the protein MQTRLNSFFVRYEFLIPVFIFLLFLAVSLPGVQWGAPALWNPDELIWRVGMALDGHMVFDETEPDFNYPSLPKYVMYAIGSVTYGLGRSDFAFVVAARAFSAFLGALAGVLIYYLARMIGADRRISALAGFLYIASGVAAANGRFAHNDLYLQLFTILCVLFVVKYQSNNSMVWLYASFFSVGLAASSKYTGGSIILLPIAVFLMTNWQQVRTRWLSMVGSLFLGGIISFFGYALGTPKAFFAPIQYFTSVIPFLRNYPQYGFNSGSPIGLIGQWAVFENAVGTFAYYVFILAFIWFAVKLVLWKMGRVNFDLKEAQAVIVLVLAVLIFDLPFMISINYIPRYFIPFVPFLAILSALLVRDLLDAARNRNLKFAPYFIGFLLLAGFVYSGLRLVSTALLFLNDARIPASEYIATIRGFGKSMEYTLYPPVVERRRFLRAHNYPIYFVKYPTDVVPTGGRYEYNQGEQGLLERDTDYFVIDSFTYDRFYTDSVCVTNPVECDFFKRLLAGEVESFQLVKEFSYRLPPYLPHVWISAVNPDVLVFERVR; this is encoded by the coding sequence ATGCAAACCAGATTGAATTCGTTTTTTGTCCGGTATGAGTTTCTGATCCCTGTTTTTATTTTTCTACTGTTTCTGGCGGTGTCTTTGCCGGGTGTGCAGTGGGGCGCGCCTGCCTTGTGGAATCCCGATGAGTTGATCTGGCGGGTGGGGATGGCGCTGGATGGTCATATGGTGTTCGATGAGACCGAGCCGGATTTCAATTATCCATCCCTGCCGAAGTATGTGATGTATGCCATCGGTTCTGTGACGTACGGACTGGGGCGCTCGGATTTCGCCTTTGTCGTTGCGGCGCGCGCGTTTTCAGCATTTTTAGGGGCGCTGGCTGGCGTGTTGATCTATTATCTGGCACGGATGATCGGCGCAGACCGGCGTATTTCCGCGCTGGCTGGTTTTTTGTATATCGCCAGCGGTGTCGCTGCGGCAAATGGACGTTTTGCACACAATGACCTGTATCTGCAATTGTTCACCATTTTGTGTGTGCTGTTCGTTGTTAAGTATCAGTCCAACAACTCGATGGTCTGGTTGTATGCATCCTTTTTTTCGGTGGGGTTGGCGGCTTCCAGCAAATATACAGGCGGAAGTATCATCCTTTTGCCGATCGCCGTGTTCTTGATGACGAACTGGCAGCAGGTACGAACCCGCTGGCTGTCCATGGTTGGCAGCCTGTTTCTGGGCGGAATCATTTCCTTTTTTGGTTATGCGCTCGGAACGCCGAAGGCATTTTTTGCACCGATCCAATACTTTACAAGTGTCATTCCATTTTTGAGAAATTATCCGCAGTATGGATTTAATTCAGGCTCGCCGATCGGTCTCATCGGTCAGTGGGCGGTGTTCGAAAATGCGGTTGGCACCTTTGCATACTATGTTTTTATTCTTGCATTTATCTGGTTCGCCGTAAAGTTGGTTCTGTGGAAAATGGGCAGGGTCAACTTTGATTTGAAAGAGGCTCAAGCGGTAATCGTGCTTGTACTGGCAGTGTTGATCTTTGACCTGCCCTTCATGATCTCGATCAATTACATCCCGCGTTATTTCATTCCATTCGTTCCGTTTTTAGCGATTCTCAGCGCGTTGCTCGTCAGAGACCTTCTGGACGCGGCGAGGAATAGAAATTTAAAATTTGCGCCATACTTCATTGGCTTCCTGCTTTTGGCGGGATTCGTGTATTCTGGCTTACGCCTTGTCAGCACGGCGTTGCTTTTCCTGAACGATGCCCGCATCCCTGCCAGTGAATATATCGCGACCATTCGCGGTTTCGGGAAGAGCATGGAATATACGTTGTATCCGCCTGTGGTGGAGAGACGTCGTTTTCTGCGGGCTCATAACTATCCCATCTATTTTGTGAAATATCCGACGGATGTTGTCCCGACCGGCGGACGCTACGAATACAATCAAGGTGAGCAGGGATTATTGGAGCGCGACACGGATTATTTCGTAATCGACAGTTTCACCTACGACCGCTTCTATACCGATTCGGTCTGCGTGACCAACCCGGTGGAATGTGACTTTTTCAAGCGTCTGTTGGCTGGCGAGGTGGAAAGTTTTCAACTCGTTAAGGAATTTTCGTATCGACTGCCGCCCTATTTGCCCCATGTCTGGATCTCAGCGGTCAACCCGGATGTTCTTGTTTTCGAGCGTGTTCGTTGA
- a CDS encoding class I SAM-dependent methyltransferase: MPPTLKLLPAQTYKGVNQFDPIKYYYWPVFGKMYRRRVELALGECTGGERVLEVGFGTGLAFPNLHDLYKEIHGIDLTADIESVQSVFEPMGIPLFLEKGDVLNMPYPENKFDAVLLISILEHLKPLELEQAFAEVKRVLKPGGQMVYGTPVEKPFMVFMFRMMGHDIRDEHFSTEKEIAAAAYKAFSKGHVIEMKSTPPIAGAVYNVGNFIK; encoded by the coding sequence ATGCCTCCGACTCTCAAGCTTCTTCCCGCCCAAACCTACAAAGGCGTGAATCAATTCGACCCGATCAAATATTATTACTGGCCCGTGTTTGGAAAGATGTACCGCCGCCGTGTGGAATTGGCGCTGGGCGAATGCACAGGCGGAGAGCGCGTTCTCGAAGTTGGCTTCGGGACCGGGCTTGCTTTTCCCAACCTTCATGATCTCTACAAAGAAATCCACGGCATCGACCTGACCGCCGATATTGAATCAGTTCAATCCGTTTTTGAGCCGATGGGGATTCCGCTTTTTCTTGAAAAAGGCGACGTGCTCAACATGCCCTACCCGGAAAACAAATTCGACGCCGTATTGCTGATCAGCATCCTGGAACACCTAAAGCCCCTGGAACTGGAGCAGGCGTTCGCGGAGGTGAAGCGGGTGCTCAAGCCGGGAGGTCAGATGGTGTACGGGACGCCGGTCGAAAAGCCTTTCATGGTATTCATGTTCCGCATGATGGGACATGACATCCGGGACGAGCATTTTTCCACGGAGAAGGAGATCGCCGCCGCCGCGTATAAGGCGTTTTCAAAGGGGCATGTGATCGAAATGAAAAGCACGCCGCCGATTGCGGGGGCAGTGTACAACGTTGGAAATTTCATCAAGTAA
- a CDS encoding glycosyltransferase, translating into MNLSFDEAGQRYQQTRVAHWDKVAQKRDQWRGMGRWYHSRLEEIYKFLVNPNQRVLEIGCGRGGLIASVKPSHGVGVDFSAEMIARAKQRHPEIEFHQLDAHDLSSLVGTFDVIILSDTVNDLWDVQRALEQVKKFCTPHTRLILNFYSHLWQFPLAIAQNLNLAAPMLSQNWLTPEDVDNLLRLAGFESIRTSREILFPLPLGGLANRYLVKLWPFNLFALSNFVIARPAPQPAKKPSVSVIVAARNEEGNVRNIFERVPQMGSKTELIFVEGHSRDKTYETIEKEIPLHPGTSSLLFRQPGIGKADAVRLGFEKASGDILMILDADLTVPPEDLPRFYEAIASGTGEFINGVRLVYPMEKEAMRTLNFIGNKLFSLAFSWMLGQPIKDTLCGTKVLWREDYEKIAANRSYFGDFDPFGDFDLIFGAAKLNRKIVDLPIRYRERTYGTTNISRWKHGILLFRMVAFAAKRIKFV; encoded by the coding sequence ATGAACTTGTCTTTTGATGAAGCCGGACAACGCTACCAGCAAACCCGCGTCGCCCATTGGGACAAAGTCGCGCAAAAACGCGACCAATGGCGCGGCATGGGTCGTTGGTATCACAGCCGCCTTGAAGAGATATACAAATTTCTCGTCAACCCGAACCAGCGTGTATTGGAGATCGGCTGCGGAAGAGGTGGCTTGATCGCCAGCGTAAAACCATCGCATGGCGTCGGGGTGGATTTTTCCGCCGAGATGATCGCGCGCGCAAAACAACGCCATCCCGAGATCGAATTTCACCAACTCGACGCACACGATCTCTCCAGCCTCGTCGGTACGTTCGACGTCATCATCCTTTCGGATACCGTCAACGACCTGTGGGATGTCCAGCGCGCGCTGGAGCAGGTCAAAAAATTTTGCACGCCTCATACCCGCCTGATCCTGAACTTCTACAGCCATCTCTGGCAGTTTCCGCTCGCCATCGCGCAAAACCTCAATCTTGCCGCCCCCATGCTCAGCCAGAATTGGCTCACTCCCGAAGATGTGGACAACCTCCTGCGCCTCGCTGGCTTTGAAAGCATCCGCACCTCGCGCGAAATACTCTTCCCGCTCCCCCTCGGCGGGCTCGCCAACCGCTATCTCGTCAAACTCTGGCCCTTCAACCTGTTCGCCCTCTCCAATTTTGTGATCGCCCGCCCTGCGCCTCAGCCTGCAAAAAAACCGAGCGTTTCGGTCATCGTCGCTGCGCGCAACGAAGAAGGCAACGTCAGGAACATCTTTGAGCGCGTTCCTCAAATGGGATCGAAAACCGAACTCATCTTCGTGGAGGGACATTCCCGCGACAAGACCTACGAAACCATCGAGAAGGAAATCCCGCTTCACCCCGGGACCTCAAGCCTGCTCTTCCGTCAGCCCGGCATTGGCAAAGCCGACGCCGTGCGCCTCGGCTTCGAAAAAGCGTCCGGCGATATTCTCATGATCCTCGACGCAGATTTAACTGTCCCGCCGGAAGACCTGCCGCGTTTCTACGAAGCGATCGCATCTGGCACGGGCGAATTCATCAATGGCGTCCGCCTCGTCTACCCGATGGAAAAGGAAGCGATGCGCACGTTGAATTTCATCGGCAATAAATTATTCAGTCTGGCATTCTCGTGGATGCTCGGTCAACCCATTAAGGACACGCTCTGCGGAACAAAAGTGCTCTGGCGTGAAGACTATGAAAAGATCGCAGCCAACCGCTCCTATTTCGGCGATTTCGACCCATTCGGCGATTTCGACCTGATCTTCGGCGCGGCGAAACTGAACCGCAAGATCGTGGATCTGCCCATCCGCTACCGCGAGCGCACATATGGCACCACCAACATCTCACGCTGGAAACACGGCATTTTGCTATTCCGCATGGTCGCCTTTGCAGCGAAACGAATAAAATTTGTTTAG
- a CDS encoding glycosyltransferase family 39 protein: protein MLKQPFSFLNSAVTDVFLKIMWFGLLVSGILLNPLFSYPGRDAGIFMYIGSLILKGKIPYLHVWENKGPLVFYINALGLSLSDGSRWGIWLMEFLFLFGAAWICYAFVTSVMGRIPALLSVFVLVLSAGNVLQGGNYSEEYSILFSCLALWAFVKATEEPHRNLPGILVGVSLGFNILLRPNNISMQVAVAGGFFVLALMSKDWKLLLRRLALMALGATIVLAPVLVYFASQGALREMINVVLVFNYQYSSDTSFTQILHGITDASISIGVVFSILALIGYLAALFVVIKGFIRRESFPPFLLVLLFGLPIELLLSTLSGRNYLHYFIGWAPYLGVLSAFAFFHFFHGFRDRIEIYKTLILFAFIFVTIISRLDVWKGYGAVLNNLKTGQVEYVDPVAAYIRGNTTEQDKVLVWGFRPVINFVSGREAPVSFLPYPLVHVDTPLTNSWAEQFYAQISSDPPKLIVNLIEPADSERIPDLDRSVRREQRIKWRDVVLASNMDETLSFIEENYIKVETVNGADIYQLRTTLP, encoded by the coding sequence ATGCTTAAACAGCCTTTCTCGTTCTTAAATTCCGCTGTGACAGATGTTTTTTTGAAAATCATGTGGTTCGGGCTTCTCGTTTCCGGGATACTCCTGAACCCGTTGTTTTCCTATCCCGGTCGGGATGCGGGCATTTTCATGTACATCGGCTCGCTGATCTTGAAAGGCAAGATTCCCTACTTGCATGTTTGGGAGAACAAAGGTCCGCTCGTTTTTTACATCAACGCGCTGGGGCTTTCGCTCAGCGACGGCTCACGCTGGGGCATCTGGCTCATGGAATTCCTTTTCTTATTCGGCGCGGCTTGGATTTGCTACGCGTTCGTCACTTCGGTGATGGGTCGGATTCCCGCCCTGCTCAGTGTTTTCGTTCTGGTCCTGTCGGCTGGAAACGTCCTTCAAGGCGGGAATTATTCTGAGGAATACTCCATCCTGTTCAGTTGTCTGGCATTATGGGCATTTGTCAAAGCGACGGAAGAACCGCATCGAAACCTACCCGGCATCCTGGTCGGTGTTTCCCTGGGCTTTAACATCCTGTTGCGTCCCAACAACATAAGCATGCAGGTTGCTGTGGCGGGCGGATTTTTCGTGTTGGCGTTGATGTCGAAAGACTGGAAGTTGTTGCTGAGACGATTGGCACTGATGGCGCTTGGGGCAACGATAGTGCTCGCGCCTGTCCTTGTTTATTTTGCATCCCAAGGCGCGCTGCGGGAAATGATCAATGTAGTGCTTGTGTTCAATTATCAATATAGTTCGGATACAAGCTTCACGCAAATCCTGCACGGCATCACGGACGCATCCATTTCGATCGGCGTTGTGTTTTCGATCCTTGCGTTGATCGGCTATCTGGCGGCTTTGTTCGTCGTGATCAAAGGATTCATTCGTAGAGAAAGCTTCCCGCCTTTCCTTCTCGTCCTGTTGTTCGGCTTGCCCATTGAGTTGCTCCTGAGCACCCTTTCAGGTCGGAATTACCTCCATTATTTCATTGGATGGGCGCCTTATCTGGGAGTACTGTCCGCATTTGCGTTTTTCCACTTCTTTCACGGATTTAGGGATCGGATCGAGATATATAAGACTCTGATCCTGTTCGCGTTCATTTTCGTAACCATTATTAGCAGACTCGATGTGTGGAAAGGCTATGGAGCAGTACTTAATAACCTGAAAACCGGTCAGGTCGAATACGTGGATCCGGTTGCAGCATACATCCGCGGGAATACAACGGAACAGGACAAAGTGTTGGTCTGGGGCTTTCGACCGGTGATCAACTTTGTGTCCGGCAGGGAGGCGCCGGTGTCCTTTTTGCCGTATCCGTTGGTGCATGTGGATACGCCATTAACGAATTCCTGGGCGGAACAATTCTATGCGCAGATCAGTTCCGATCCGCCGAAGCTGATCGTCAACCTGATCGAACCGGCAGACAGCGAACGCATCCCCGATCTGGATAGAAGCGTGCGCCGCGAACAGCGCATCAAGTGGCGGGATGTTGTCCTTGCCTCCAACATGGACGAGACCCTGTCTTTCATCGAAGAGAATTACATCAAGGTGGAAACGGTGAACGGCGCGGATATTTATCAATTAAGGACCACCCTGCCTTAA
- a CDS encoding winged helix-turn-helix domain-containing protein, which translates to MESTNEELRELTLLEQIENDPDVNQSTLARQLGVAVGTVNWHLKRLIAKGAVKVSRAERKKLRYIITPEGLALRARLAVNYVEQSFSVYRRTRQRVKDHLAKVRNAGFEHVRIVGSGDVADICKLTCIEQGIAVVNDKSAPALVLDGHKIRLEGLE; encoded by the coding sequence ATGGAATCCACAAACGAAGAATTACGCGAACTCACCCTCCTCGAACAGATCGAGAATGACCCCGATGTCAATCAATCCACGCTGGCGCGCCAGTTGGGCGTGGCGGTTGGCACGGTCAACTGGCATTTAAAACGGTTGATCGCAAAGGGCGCTGTCAAGGTTTCACGCGCCGAGCGCAAGAAACTCCGCTATATCATCACGCCGGAAGGTCTTGCCCTGCGCGCCCGCCTCGCTGTGAACTACGTCGAGCAATCTTTTTCTGTTTACCGCCGCACCCGCCAGCGTGTGAAGGACCATCTCGCCAAAGTGCGGAACGCGGGCTTTGAGCATGTGCGCATCGTCGGCTCGGGCGATGTAGCGGACATTTGCAAGTTGACCTGCATCGAGCAAGGCATTGCGGTGGTGAATGATAAATCCGCGCCTGCGCTGGTGCTGGATGGACATAAGATCAGACTGGAGGGTCTGGAATGA
- a CDS encoding NAD(P)-dependent oxidoreductase, with protein MTDRHILITGGAGYIGSILTSELLRQNYRVTILDSLLFGGESILPFMHHPNFHFIKTDVTEPRALRDAVKQGWQVPNAVVHLAAIVGFPACQAVGKQVSWKYNFEATKMVFEQSADLGVERFVFASTYSNYGLSEDGKPVTEESPLNPQSLYAETKIAAEEYLLSQKDAACAPLLFRFATLYGISPRTRFDLIVNQFVLEAFTKRQLIIYQRGYSRSFVHIRDVVRGVIMGLEAEQSKIRGQVFNLGTENGNYSKDDIVQLVLKRMPETTVEYKDLTFGGDMRDITVSFEKIKHVLGFDTTLDVDDGIREVLFTLKSGIIRNPLDDRYRNAQFIVQ; from the coding sequence ATGACGGATCGTCACATACTCATCACGGGCGGAGCAGGGTACATCGGCTCCATCCTGACCTCGGAACTGCTCCGGCAAAATTACAGGGTCACCATCCTGGACTCTCTTCTCTTCGGCGGCGAGAGCATCCTGCCGTTCATGCATCATCCCAACTTTCACTTCATCAAAACCGATGTGACCGAACCGCGCGCCCTGCGGGATGCGGTCAAACAAGGTTGGCAGGTTCCAAATGCGGTAGTCCACCTTGCGGCAATCGTCGGATTCCCAGCCTGTCAGGCAGTCGGGAAGCAAGTGTCGTGGAAGTACAACTTCGAAGCGACGAAAATGGTCTTCGAGCAGTCGGCTGATCTGGGCGTGGAACGATTCGTGTTCGCATCCACCTACAGCAACTATGGCTTATCCGAAGACGGCAAACCTGTCACGGAGGAGTCGCCGCTTAATCCGCAATCATTGTATGCAGAGACAAAGATTGCGGCGGAGGAATACCTGCTCTCCCAAAAGGATGCAGCTTGCGCGCCGTTGCTGTTCCGCTTTGCCACACTGTACGGAATTTCACCGCGCACGCGTTTCGATTTGATCGTCAACCAGTTCGTGCTGGAAGCCTTCACCAAACGCCAACTCATCATCTACCAGCGCGGATACTCGCGTTCGTTCGTCCACATCCGTGATGTGGTCCGCGGCGTCATCATGGGCTTGGAAGCGGAGCAGTCGAAGATCCGCGGACAGGTTTTCAATTTGGGAACCGAGAACGGGAATTACTCAAAGGATGACATCGTGCAGTTGGTCTTGAAACGCATGCCCGAAACGACCGTCGAATACAAAGACCTGACCTTCGGCGGCGACATGCGCGACATCACGGTTTCATTTGAAAAGATCAAGCACGTGCTCGGATTTGACACCACTCTTGACGTTGATGACGGTATCCGAGAAGTGTTATTCACACTAAAATCTGGCATCATCCGCAATCCGCTGGATGATCGTTATCGAAACGCACAATTCATCGTGCAATAA
- a CDS encoding GDP-L-fucose synthase, producing the protein MAENFWQNKRVVVTGGGGFLGSFVVEKLKERGATDIFIPRKKDYDLTQREAIERLYADALNGVDPKNAVVIHLAANVGGIGANREHPAEFFYDNMIMGVELMHQAYKHGVGKFVSTGTVCSYPKFTPVPFKEDTIWDGYPEETNAPYGLAKKMMLVQAQTYRQQYGFNAIHLIPVNLYGPRDNFNLETSHVIPALIRKAIEAGERGEAELPAWGDGSPTREFLYVEDAADGILTAAEKYNGDLPVNLGSGYEISIKDLTEMVAKLTGFQDKIVWQTDKPNGQPRRGLDVSRAKELFGWSAQVPFEEGMRRTIEWFKANRDKIR; encoded by the coding sequence ATGGCAGAAAATTTCTGGCAAAACAAAAGAGTTGTTGTCACCGGCGGCGGGGGCTTCCTCGGCTCGTTCGTAGTGGAAAAACTAAAGGAACGCGGCGCAACGGACATCTTCATCCCGCGCAAAAAAGACTATGACCTGACCCAGCGCGAAGCCATTGAGCGTCTGTACGCCGATGCACTCAACGGCGTTGACCCGAAGAACGCGGTCGTCATCCACCTTGCCGCCAATGTGGGCGGTATTGGCGCGAACCGCGAACATCCCGCCGAATTCTTTTACGATAATATGATCATGGGCGTGGAACTCATGCATCAGGCATACAAGCACGGCGTCGGAAAATTCGTTTCCACTGGGACGGTGTGTTCCTATCCCAAGTTCACGCCTGTTCCGTTCAAGGAAGATACCATCTGGGATGGCTACCCCGAAGAGACGAATGCGCCCTATGGGCTGGCAAAGAAGATGATGCTTGTGCAAGCACAGACCTATCGCCAGCAATACGGCTTCAACGCCATTCATCTAATCCCCGTGAATCTGTACGGTCCGCGCGATAATTTCAATTTGGAAACTTCGCATGTGATTCCCGCCCTGATCCGCAAAGCCATTGAAGCGGGCGAGCGCGGCGAGGCGGAACTTCCCGCTTGGGGTGACGGTTCTCCTACGCGCGAGTTCCTTTATGTGGAAGATGCCGCCGATGGCATCCTGACCGCCGCTGAAAAATACAACGGCGACTTGCCCGTCAACCTCGGTTCTGGTTATGAAATTTCCATCAAAGACCTGACGGAAATGGTCGCCAAACTAACGGGTTTCCAAGACAAGATCGTCTGGCAGACGGATAAGCCCAATGGTCAGCCCCGCCGCGGATTGGACGTCTCCCGGGCGAAGGAACTGTTCGGGTGGAGCGCGCAGGTTCCCTTTGAAGAGGGGATGCGCCGCACCATCGAATGGTTCAAAGCGAATCGGGACAAGATCCGTTAG
- a CDS encoding ABC transporter permease: MTELTKHEPATIYIKPTTGLAALNLRDLWVYRELIFFMVWRDVKVKYKQTLLGMAWAVIQPVMTMLVFTFLFDRVAKLPTEGVPYPVFSFTALLPWGLFVVALNQGSRSLVAHNNMVTKIYFPRLILPMSSVFAGMVDFLIAFVILVGLMFYYQVTPAWNLIWTLPLFLLLAIVTALGVALWLSAINVQYRDVNQALPFLTQFWLFATPVAYSASVISEQWQILYSLNPMAGVVNGFRWALLGTGNGPDITLWVSVAISVLIFISGLFYFRSMEKTFADTI; this comes from the coding sequence ATGACAGAACTTACAAAACACGAACCCGCCACCATTTACATCAAGCCGACCACGGGTCTTGCCGCATTGAACCTGCGCGATCTGTGGGTGTACCGCGAGTTGATCTTCTTCATGGTCTGGCGCGATGTAAAAGTGAAATACAAACAGACCTTGCTCGGCATGGCGTGGGCGGTGATTCAGCCCGTGATGACCATGCTGGTCTTTACTTTCCTCTTCGACCGCGTGGCAAAACTCCCGACCGAAGGCGTGCCCTATCCCGTCTTTTCGTTCACGGCTCTGCTCCCGTGGGGCTTATTCGTCGTGGCGCTCAATCAAGGCAGCCGCTCGCTCGTGGCGCACAACAACATGGTGACGAAGATCTACTTCCCGCGCCTGATCCTGCCGATGTCATCGGTCTTTGCAGGCATGGTGGACTTCCTCATCGCGTTTGTCATCCTGGTCGGATTGATGTTCTACTATCAAGTCACTCCCGCGTGGAACTTGATCTGGACGCTTCCGCTCTTCCTCTTGCTTGCGATTGTGACCGCACTCGGAGTCGCCCTCTGGCTTTCGGCGATCAACGTCCAATATCGGGATGTGAACCAAGCCCTCCCGTTTCTGACTCAGTTTTGGCTGTTTGCCACACCTGTGGCATATTCCGCCTCTGTGATCTCCGAGCAGTGGCAGATCCTGTACTCGCTCAACCCGATGGCGGGCGTGGTCAATGGATTCCGCTGGGCGTTGCTCGGTACGGGCAACGGACCGGACATCACGCTCTGGGTCTCGGTTGCGATTTCAGTTTTGATCTTTATCTCGGGTCTCTTCTATTTTAGAAGCATGGAAAAGACCTTTGCAGACACAATATAA
- a CDS encoding four helix bundle protein, whose translation MAMIQRFEDIQAWQEARTLVKMIYQLTSKEKFSKDFGMRDQIRRASVSVMNNIAEGFDCESKAEFARFLGIARRSAVEVQSLLYAALDVDYIDQNEFDTHYEQARKAKALIGGFKRSLTK comes from the coding sequence ATGGCAATGATTCAACGATTTGAAGATATTCAAGCCTGGCAGGAAGCAAGAACACTGGTAAAGATGATTTACCAATTAACCAGTAAGGAAAAATTCTCGAAAGATTTTGGAATGAGAGATCAGATCAGGCGAGCATCTGTTTCTGTGATGAACAATATTGCAGAAGGTTTCGATTGCGAGTCCAAAGCTGAATTTGCCCGTTTCCTTGGAATTGCAAGGCGTTCCGCTGTGGAAGTTCAGTCCCTGCTTTATGCGGCATTGGATGTGGATTACATTGACCAGAACGAATTTGATACACACTATGAACAAGCGCGAAAAGCCAAAGCCCTCATCGGCGGCTTCAAACGCTCGCTAACCAAATAA